In the Clostridium sporogenes genome, one interval contains:
- the acpP gene encoding acyl carrier protein: protein MIFEKIKSTIAEQLSIDEEEITMESSFIDDLGADSLDIVELIMALETEFDLEIPDEDAEKISTVGDVVNYIKSHTEE from the coding sequence ATGATTTTTGAAAAGATAAAATCTACAATAGCAGAACAATTAAGTATAGATGAAGAAGAAATAACTATGGAATCATCTTTTATTGATGATTTAGGTGCGGATTCACTTGATATAGTTGAATTAATAATGGCATTAGAAACTGAATTTGATTTAGAAATACCAGATGAAGACGCAGAAAAAATTTCTACAGTGGGAGATGTAGTTAACTACATAAAATCACATACTGAGGAATAA
- the prdB gene encoding D-proline reductase (dithiol) protein PrdB, whose protein sequence is MNIVKGLQSEIFVPITPNPVWAPVTMELKDMTVALATAAGVHLKSDKRFNLAGDFTYRLVPGDAKTSDMMVSHGGYDNGDVNKDINAMFPIDRLRELVDAGFIKAVAKTHIGFMGGGGNQQKFREETGPEVAKILKDEGVDAVLMTAGUGTCHRSAVIVQRAIEEIGIPTIIIAALPPVVKQSGTPRAVAPRVPMGANAGEPNNVEMQTAIVKDTLEQLIKIPSAGKVVPLPYEYIAKV, encoded by the coding sequence ATGAATATTGTAAAGGGATTACAATCAGAAATATTTGTTCCTATAACTCCTAACCCAGTATGGGCGCCAGTTACAATGGAACTAAAAGATATGACAGTAGCATTAGCTACAGCAGCAGGAGTTCACTTAAAATCAGATAAAAGATTTAACTTAGCAGGTGACTTCACATACAGATTAGTACCAGGAGATGCAAAAACATCAGATATGATGGTATCTCACGGTGGATATGATAACGGAGACGTTAACAAAGATATAAATGCCATGTTCCCAATAGATAGATTAAGAGAATTAGTAGATGCAGGATTTATAAAAGCAGTTGCTAAAACTCATATAGGATTCATGGGTGGTGGCGGAAACCAACAAAAATTTAGAGAAGAAACAGGTCCAGAAGTTGCAAAAATATTAAAAGATGAAGGTGTAGATGCTGTATTGATGACTGCTGGATGAGGAACTTGTCATAGATCTGCAGTTATTGTGCAGAGAGCGATTGAAGAAATAGGAATTCCTACTATAATAATAGCTGCTCTTCCACCAGTTGTTAAACAATCTGGTACACCAAGAGCTGTTGCACCAAGAGTTCCAATGGGAGCTAATGCGGGAGAACCTAACAATGTAGAAATGCAAACAGCAATAGTAAAAGATACATTAGAACAATTAATTAAGATTCCTTCAGCAGGAAAAGTTGTTCCATTACCATACGAATATATAGCAAAAGTTTAA
- the plsX gene encoding phosphate acyltransferase PlsX: protein MIIAVDGMGGDFAPQAVVDGCIQAVKEYEGIHIIITGNEELIKNELNKREYKGNKIEILNAKEVISTNEAPVKAIRRKKDSSMVRALELVKEGKAEAIISAGSTGALMAGATFVLGRIKGINRVCLAPLLPGAKAPFMVADSGANVDCKPEYLVQFAMMGKVYFEGVLGVKNATIGLVNIGTEEEKGNELTKAAYKLLKNTDFNFIGNVEPRDIPKGEVNIAVCDGFIGNTVLKTYEGVALNIFSMLKKEIMSSTRGKIGGLLLKPVFKGFKKKFDYAEYGGSPFLGAKGICIKAHGSSDAKAFKNAIRQAKICYDKKIIEEIENNLENLIENNI from the coding sequence ATGATAATAGCTGTAGATGGTATGGGAGGAGATTTTGCTCCACAAGCGGTTGTAGATGGATGTATACAGGCTGTCAAAGAATATGAAGGTATACATATAATAATAACAGGTAACGAAGAATTAATAAAAAATGAATTAAATAAAAGAGAATATAAAGGGAATAAAATAGAGATACTAAATGCAAAGGAAGTTATAAGTACTAATGAAGCTCCAGTAAAAGCTATAAGAAGAAAAAAAGATTCAAGTATGGTAAGGGCGCTAGAATTAGTAAAAGAGGGCAAAGCTGAAGCTATTATATCTGCAGGAAGTACTGGAGCATTAATGGCTGGAGCTACTTTTGTTTTAGGAAGAATAAAGGGTATAAATAGAGTTTGTTTAGCACCATTACTTCCAGGAGCTAAAGCTCCTTTTATGGTAGCAGATTCAGGAGCTAATGTAGACTGTAAGCCAGAATATTTAGTTCAATTTGCTATGATGGGAAAAGTATACTTTGAAGGCGTATTAGGAGTTAAAAATGCAACAATAGGTTTAGTAAATATAGGTACTGAAGAGGAAAAAGGCAATGAGCTTACAAAAGCTGCATATAAATTATTAAAGAATACAGATTTTAATTTTATAGGTAATGTAGAACCAAGAGATATACCAAAAGGAGAAGTTAATATTGCTGTATGTGATGGATTTATAGGGAATACTGTGTTAAAAACCTATGAAGGAGTTGCTTTAAACATATTTTCTATGCTAAAAAAGGAAATAATGTCATCCACAAGAGGGAAGATAGGAGGATTACTTTTAAAACCTGTATTTAAAGGCTTCAAAAAGAAATTCGATTATGCAGAATATGGTGGATCACCTTTTTTAGGTGCTAAAGGGATATGCATAAAAGCTCACGGAAGTTCTGATGCAAAAGCATTTAAAAATGCTATAAGACAAGCTAAAATTTGTTATGATAAAAAGATAATTGAAGAAATAGAGAATAATTTAGAAAATTTAATAGAAAATAATATTTAG
- a CDS encoding sulfite exporter TauE/SafE family protein has translation MITKLLLSVLLVLTSYFLFFFLKDYFKSLKKGELENNNFFIVGIIGLVVNFFDTLGIGSFAPLTSMLKFFKQTEDKVIPGTLNVGCTVPMILQAFIFMTGIKVEPVTLISMILAAMIGSLFGAEIVSKLDEKKVQFCMGVSLLIVALIILAGQLHLMPAGGNDIGLHGSKLIIAIVGNFILGILMTVGIGLYAPCMALVCVLGMNPKVAFPIMMGSCAFLLPISSAKFVKNNAYDKKASISISIFGAVGVLIAAFIVKELPIKVLTWMVIGVIIYTSITMFKAYYYKKENYETREELA, from the coding sequence ATGATAACAAAATTATTATTATCAGTATTATTAGTTTTAACAAGCTACTTTTTATTTTTCTTTTTAAAGGATTATTTTAAATCATTAAAGAAAGGCGAGCTAGAAAACAATAATTTTTTTATTGTTGGAATTATAGGGTTAGTAGTAAATTTTTTTGATACATTGGGTATAGGAAGTTTTGCTCCTTTAACATCTATGCTTAAGTTTTTTAAACAAACAGAAGATAAAGTAATACCAGGAACATTGAATGTAGGATGCACTGTACCTATGATTTTACAAGCATTTATATTTATGACAGGTATAAAAGTGGAGCCTGTAACCTTAATTTCTATGATATTAGCTGCTATGATAGGATCTTTATTTGGTGCTGAAATAGTATCAAAGCTAGATGAGAAAAAAGTGCAATTTTGTATGGGAGTATCGCTTTTGATTGTAGCTTTAATAATTTTAGCAGGACAATTACATTTAATGCCAGCAGGTGGCAATGATATAGGACTTCATGGCTCTAAGTTAATAATAGCTATAGTTGGCAATTTTATATTAGGTATACTTATGACTGTAGGTATAGGATTGTATGCTCCATGCATGGCTTTAGTTTGTGTGTTAGGTATGAATCCAAAGGTGGCTTTTCCAATAATGATGGGATCTTGCGCTTTCTTATTGCCTATATCTTCAGCAAAGTTTGTAAAAAATAATGCTTATGATAAAAAGGCATCTATATCCATAAGTATATTTGGAGCAGTAGGAGTTTTAATAGCGGCGTTTATAGTGAAAGAACTTCCTATTAAGGTGTTAACTTGGATGGTTATAGGTGTAATAATATATACTTCTATTACTATGTTTAAAGCTTACTATTATAAAAAAGAAAATTATGAAACTAGAGAAGAATTAGCTTAA
- the prdC gene encoding proline reductase-associated electron transfer protein PrdC, whose protein sequence is MEKLFSFPLRMHVGAPDAPCVKEGQKVKRGECIAEPNGLGAKIHTSVSGIVEKVTDTEIIIKADENQTIEFVKIKKCDNLADTVFEAGIVGAGGAGFPTHIKLKADNKDGYIIANCVECEPALHHNIKVIEETPELIINGVRYAMKATNSTKGYIAIKAKHPEAIAALEKALKGATDVEVKPLADLYPMGEERAIINAIFDKWLDVTELPISAKCIVMNAETLANITRAVEEGKPVIDKDITVIGKLKSGNKPNVFLQVPVGTPVKDLIEKSGGIDGEYGELVIGGPYTGKAGDIEKDTVTKISGGAIVTISLPEYHGPLGLLVCACGANEERLKDVATKMNAKIAGIVDCKNIEYPKGKGNGPGKCKTPGE, encoded by the coding sequence ATGGAAAAATTATTTAGTTTTCCTCTAAGGATGCACGTAGGTGCACCAGATGCTCCCTGTGTAAAAGAGGGACAAAAGGTTAAAAGAGGAGAATGTATAGCAGAACCAAATGGACTTGGTGCTAAAATTCATACTAGTGTTTCTGGTATAGTAGAAAAAGTTACAGATACAGAAATTATAATTAAAGCGGATGAAAATCAAACAATAGAATTCGTTAAAATAAAAAAATGTGATAATTTAGCAGATACTGTATTTGAAGCTGGAATAGTTGGAGCTGGTGGAGCAGGTTTTCCAACTCATATAAAATTAAAGGCAGATAATAAAGATGGTTATATTATAGCAAATTGTGTAGAATGTGAACCAGCACTTCATCATAATATAAAAGTTATAGAAGAAACACCTGAGCTAATAATAAATGGTGTTAGATATGCGATGAAGGCTACTAATTCGACAAAAGGATATATAGCTATAAAAGCTAAACATCCTGAAGCTATAGCTGCATTAGAAAAAGCTTTAAAAGGAGCTACTGATGTAGAAGTTAAACCTCTTGCCGACTTATACCCAATGGGTGAGGAAAGAGCTATAATCAATGCAATATTTGATAAATGGTTAGATGTAACAGAGCTTCCTATATCAGCAAAATGCATTGTAATGAATGCTGAAACTTTAGCAAATATTACAAGAGCTGTAGAAGAAGGAAAACCAGTTATAGATAAAGATATAACAGTAATAGGAAAATTAAAATCAGGTAATAAACCAAATGTATTCTTACAAGTACCAGTTGGAACACCAGTAAAAGATTTAATAGAAAAATCTGGTGGAATAGATGGTGAATATGGAGAACTAGTAATAGGTGGACCATACACTGGAAAAGCTGGAGACATAGAAAAAGATACAGTTACTAAAATATCAGGTGGAGCTATAGTTACAATATCACTACCAGAATACCATGGACCATTAGGACTACTAGTATGTGCCTGTGGAGCTAATGAAGAAAGATTAAAAGATGTAGCAACTAAGATGAATGCAAAAATTGCAGGAATAGTTGACTGCAAAAACATAGAATATCCAAAAGGTAAAGGAAATGGACCAGGAAAATGTAAAACACCTGGTGAATGA
- a CDS encoding acetate kinase gives MKILVVNCGSSSLKYQLIDMTSEKALAKGLVERIGIEGSILTQKVNGEKYIIEETMKDHKKAIELVLKALVDKEHGVIADMSEIAAVGHRVVHGGEKYANSALIDDEVMKALEDCVKLAPLHNPPNIIGINACRELMPSIPMVAVFDTAFHQTLPDYAYMYPLPYELYEQNGIRKYGFHGTSHRYVSSVASEMMGKDLKDIKVITCHLGNGASLCAVKEGKSVETSMGFTPLAGLAMGTRCGDIDPAILLFMERELKMSPDEVDNVINKKSGVLGISGVSSDFRDIEGAAEEGNKRAKLALDVYHYTVRQTIGAYTAVLNGVDAIVFTAGLGENSSVSRAEILNGLEYLGIKIDAEKNKQRGKAMEISTLESKVKVFVIPTDEELMIARDTKEITAK, from the coding sequence ATGAAAATACTAGTAGTTAACTGTGGAAGTTCATCATTAAAATATCAATTAATAGACATGACTTCTGAAAAAGCTTTAGCAAAAGGATTAGTAGAAAGAATAGGAATAGAAGGTTCTATATTGACTCAAAAAGTTAACGGAGAAAAATATATAATAGAAGAGACTATGAAAGATCATAAAAAAGCTATAGAATTAGTTTTAAAAGCATTAGTAGACAAAGAACATGGCGTGATAGCTGATATGTCAGAAATAGCAGCAGTAGGACACAGAGTGGTTCACGGTGGAGAGAAATACGCTAATTCAGCACTTATAGATGATGAAGTTATGAAAGCTTTAGAAGATTGCGTTAAATTAGCACCATTACATAACCCACCAAACATAATAGGAATAAATGCTTGTAGAGAACTTATGCCAAGCATACCAATGGTAGCAGTATTTGATACAGCATTCCATCAAACATTACCAGATTATGCATATATGTATCCATTACCATATGAATTATATGAACAAAATGGTATAAGAAAATATGGCTTCCATGGAACATCACATAGATATGTATCTAGTGTAGCGTCAGAGATGATGGGAAAAGATCTTAAAGATATTAAAGTAATAACTTGTCACTTAGGAAATGGAGCAAGTTTATGTGCTGTAAAAGAAGGTAAGTCTGTAGAAACTTCTATGGGATTCACTCCACTTGCAGGATTAGCTATGGGAACTAGATGCGGAGATATAGATCCAGCAATACTTCTTTTCATGGAAAGAGAATTAAAAATGTCACCAGATGAAGTAGATAATGTTATAAATAAAAAATCAGGTGTATTAGGAATATCAGGAGTAAGCAGTGACTTTAGAGATATAGAAGGTGCTGCAGAAGAAGGAAATAAAAGAGCTAAACTAGCTTTAGATGTATATCACTATACAGTAAGGCAAACAATTGGTGCTTATACAGCAGTATTAAATGGTGTAGATGCCATAGTATTTACAGCAGGGCTAGGAGAAAATTCATCAGTAAGTAGAGCAGAAATTTTAAATGGATTAGAATACTTAGGTATTAAGATAGATGCTGAAAAGAATAAACAAAGAGGAAAAGCAATGGAAATAAGCACTCTTGAGTCTAAAGTAAAAGTATTTGTTATACCAACTGATGAAGAGTTAATGATAGCAAGAGATACTAAAGAAATAACAGCTAAATAA
- a CDS encoding electron transporter, translating into MQLKKDGAERILISNCSDCSNTVMQIAPKAKVPVYHHTDHIFRTIDYTLTRRLPQE; encoded by the coding sequence ATGCAGTTAAAAAAAGATGGAGCAGAAAGAATATTAATATCAAACTGTAGTGATTGTTCAAACACAGTTATGCAAATAGCTCCAAAAGCTAAAGTTCCAGTATATCATCATACTGATCATATATTTAGAACTATTGATTACACATTAACAAGGAGACTTCCACAGGAATAA
- the rpmF gene encoding 50S ribosomal protein L32 yields the protein MGNPARKTSKAKRDSRKAQTFKLSLPGIVECPQCHEMKLAHRVCKSCGYYNGKEVVSNDK from the coding sequence GTGGGAAATCCAGCGAGAAAAACTTCAAAGGCAAAAAGAGATTCTAGAAAAGCTCAAACTTTCAAATTAAGCTTACCAGGAATCGTTGAATGCCCTCAATGTCACGAAATGAAACTTGCTCATAGAGTATGTAAAAGTTGTGGATATTACAATGGCAAAGAAGTTGTATCAAACGATAAATAA
- a CDS encoding sulfite exporter TauE/SafE family protein, whose protein sequence is MVKVVLGLLIILTIFFAIAFLRDYIKASKEGNVEKTNFFALGAVGFITNFFDTLGIGSFAPTTALLKNFKLSKDRTLPGTLNVACTVPVAVEAILFINGIEVEPLTLFSLLIAATVGAVVGAGVVSKLDEKKVQFGMGVALVIVALVMLAGQLKLMPAGGDAVGLHGAKLIIAIIGNFILGALMTLGIGLYAPCMALVYALGMSPKVAFPIMMGSCAFLMPAASLKFVKEGAYDRKASLAITIFGLVGVFVAYYLVKSLPLDVLKWLIIVVILYTAVMMFNSASKVKKAAQA, encoded by the coding sequence ATGGTAAAAGTAGTTTTGGGTCTTTTAATTATTTTAACAATCTTTTTTGCAATTGCATTTTTAAGAGATTACATCAAAGCAAGTAAAGAAGGAAACGTTGAAAAAACCAATTTCTTTGCATTAGGAGCAGTAGGATTTATTACTAATTTTTTCGATACTTTGGGAATAGGAAGTTTTGCTCCTACCACAGCACTACTTAAAAATTTCAAACTTTCAAAGGATAGAACTTTACCAGGTACATTAAATGTTGCATGTACTGTACCAGTTGCTGTAGAAGCTATTTTATTTATAAATGGTATAGAAGTAGAGCCTTTAACATTATTTTCTTTATTAATAGCGGCTACAGTAGGTGCAGTAGTAGGTGCAGGTGTTGTATCAAAATTAGACGAGAAAAAAGTTCAATTTGGTATGGGAGTAGCACTTGTAATAGTAGCATTAGTAATGCTTGCAGGACAATTAAAATTAATGCCAGCAGGTGGAGATGCAGTTGGACTACACGGTGCGAAACTTATAATAGCAATTATAGGTAATTTTATATTAGGTGCCTTAATGACTTTAGGAATAGGTTTATATGCTCCATGTATGGCTCTAGTGTATGCTTTAGGAATGAGTCCAAAGGTTGCTTTCCCAATAATGATGGGATCTTGTGCATTTTTAATGCCAGCAGCATCACTTAAGTTTGTAAAAGAAGGAGCTTATGATAGAAAAGCATCTTTAGCTATAACTATATTTGGTTTAGTAGGTGTATTTGTAGCATATTATTTAGTAAAATCATTACCACTAGATGTATTAAAATGGTTAATAATAGTTGTTATACTTTATACTGCAGTTATGATGTTTAATTCAGCTTCTAAAGTTAAAAAAGCTGCACAAGCTTAA
- the prdA gene encoding D-proline reductase (dithiol) proprotein PrdA — protein sequence MSMTPEHAEALKNESAVVCCRAEEGTILTADNLEDPEIFPDMVDSGLLTIPADCLKVGEVIGAKLLKTVDSLTPLTPDIIEGAKTIGGSEEKAEEVSEELTEEDEKAVLKYNLKAGDTIKASDLENPMHFPKLVDSLLLTLDERVLTRKEIVGATLSVDTPALTPVTPDILEGFEEEVNMSADTQATISGGTLRIRIAEGKGIDIEVPLNGNVGTGKSVAVPAVKAEKGTVTAAPVAVEAKKEVKLEEKVVRSVTRKHYKIDKVELAKETKIEGTTLYIRENICEDAFNVDQLVKDIKLEIITPDKYNTYSETIMDVQPIATKEGSDAKLGEGVTRVIDGAIVMVTGIDEDGVQVGEFGSSEGILEENIMWGRPGAPDKGEIFIKTQVTIKRGTGMERPGPLAAHKATDFITQEIREALKAVEDDSLVVNTETFEQVRRPGKKKVVVVKEIMGQGAMHDNLILPLEPVGVIGAKPNVDLGNVPVMLAPTEVLDGGIHALTCIGPASKECSRHYFREPLVMECMQDEEVDLAGVIFVGSPQINSEKFYVSERLGMMVEAMDVDGAFVTTEGFGNNHIDFASHVEQIGMRGVPCVAFSFCAVQGALVVGNKHMKYMVDNNKSEGGIENEVLSCNTLCKEDAVRGLAMIKAAMSGEEVKKPERAWNANVKENNIEMIEKTTGNKINRVLNETSIPMSEKRKEKYATK from the coding sequence ATGTCAATGACACCAGAGCATGCAGAGGCGTTAAAAAATGAATCTGCAGTAGTATGTTGTAGAGCAGAAGAAGGAACAATACTAACTGCTGACAACTTAGAAGATCCAGAAATATTCCCAGATATGGTGGATTCAGGTTTATTAACTATTCCAGCTGATTGTTTAAAAGTTGGAGAAGTAATAGGAGCTAAATTGTTAAAAACTGTAGATTCATTAACACCATTAACTCCAGACATAATTGAAGGAGCTAAAACAATAGGTGGTTCAGAAGAAAAAGCTGAAGAAGTTTCAGAAGAGTTAACTGAAGAAGATGAAAAAGCAGTTCTAAAATATAACTTAAAAGCAGGAGATACTATAAAAGCTAGTGATTTAGAAAATCCAATGCATTTCCCTAAACTTGTAGATTCTCTTTTACTAACATTAGATGAAAGGGTTCTTACAAGAAAAGAAATAGTTGGAGCAACTTTATCAGTTGACACGCCAGCTTTAACTCCTGTAACACCTGATATATTAGAAGGATTTGAGGAGGAAGTAAACATGAGTGCTGATACACAAGCAACAATAAGTGGTGGAACTTTAAGAATCAGAATAGCTGAAGGAAAAGGAATCGACATAGAAGTTCCTTTAAATGGGAATGTAGGTACTGGAAAATCAGTAGCTGTTCCAGCAGTAAAAGCTGAAAAAGGCACAGTAACTGCAGCTCCAGTAGCAGTAGAAGCTAAAAAAGAAGTTAAATTAGAAGAAAAAGTAGTAAGATCAGTTACAAGAAAACACTATAAAATAGATAAAGTAGAATTAGCTAAAGAAACTAAAATTGAAGGAACAACTCTTTATATAAGAGAAAACATCTGTGAAGATGCATTCAATGTAGATCAATTAGTTAAAGACATAAAATTAGAAATAATAACTCCAGATAAGTACAACACTTATAGTGAAACTATAATGGACGTACAACCAATAGCTACTAAAGAAGGTTCAGATGCTAAGTTAGGTGAAGGCGTTACAAGAGTTATAGATGGAGCTATTGTAATGGTAACTGGCATAGATGAAGACGGAGTTCAAGTTGGTGAATTCGGTTCTTCAGAAGGTATATTAGAAGAAAATATTATGTGGGGAAGACCAGGTGCTCCTGATAAAGGTGAAATATTCATCAAAACTCAAGTAACTATAAAAAGAGGAACAGGAATGGAAAGACCAGGTCCATTAGCTGCTCACAAAGCAACAGATTTTATAACTCAAGAAATCAGAGAAGCTTTAAAAGCTGTTGAAGATGATTCGTTAGTAGTTAACACTGAAACTTTTGAACAAGTAAGAAGACCAGGAAAGAAAAAAGTTGTAGTTGTTAAAGAAATAATGGGTCAAGGTGCTATGCACGATAACTTAATATTACCATTAGAGCCAGTTGGAGTAATAGGAGCTAAACCAAACGTTGATTTAGGAAACGTTCCAGTTATGCTTGCACCAACTGAAGTATTAGATGGTGGTATCCATGCATTAACTTGTATTGGACCTGCTTCTAAAGAATGTTCAAGACACTACTTTAGAGAACCACTTGTAATGGAATGCATGCAAGATGAAGAAGTAGATTTAGCAGGAGTTATATTTGTAGGAAGTCCACAAATTAACAGTGAAAAATTCTATGTATCTGAAAGATTAGGTATGATGGTAGAAGCGATGGATGTTGATGGTGCTTTTGTTACAACTGAAGGTTTTGGAAATAACCACATTGACTTTGCAAGCCACGTAGAACAAATAGGTATGAGAGGTGTTCCTTGTGTAGCATTCTCATTCTGTGCAGTTCAAGGCGCTCTAGTTGTTGGTAACAAACACATGAAATACATGGTAGATAACAACAAATCAGAAGGTGGAATAGAAAACGAAGTATTATCTTGTAATACATTATGTAAAGAAGATGCTGTAAGAGGTCTTGCAATGATTAAAGCAGCTATGTCTGGAGAAGAAGTTAAAAAACCAGAAAGAGCTTGGAATGCAAATGTTAAAGAAAATAACATTGAAATGATAGAAAAAACAACTGGAAATAAAATTAATAGAGTTTTAAATGAAACTTCAATACCAATGAGCGAAAAGAGAAAAGAAAAATACGCTACAAAGTAG
- the pta gene encoding phosphate acetyltransferase, giving the protein MDLMKGLWEKAKSDKKKIVLAEGEEERNIEGCSKILKNELAHMILIGNEEKINETAKKLNVSIDGAEIIDPQTSKKVFTYTKEFYELRKHKGVTMEKAEQIVKDPIYFATMMVKMKDADGLVSGAIHTTGDLLRPGLQIVKTAKGASVVSSTFIMEVPNCEYGKNGMLLFADCAVNPNPTADELASIAISTAETAKALCDMEPKVAMLSFSSKGSAKGELVDKVAEATKIAKEKRPDLDIDGELQLDSAIVQKVADLKAPDSAVAGKANVLVFPDLQAGNIGYKLVQRFANASAIGPICQGFAKPINDLSRGCSSDDIVNVVVVTAVQAQNM; this is encoded by the coding sequence ATGGACTTAATGAAAGGCTTATGGGAAAAAGCTAAAAGTGACAAAAAGAAAATTGTACTTGCAGAGGGAGAAGAAGAAAGAAATATTGAAGGTTGTTCAAAAATATTAAAAAATGAATTAGCCCACATGATTTTAATAGGAAATGAAGAAAAAATAAATGAAACAGCAAAAAAATTAAATGTTTCTATAGATGGAGCAGAAATAATAGATCCTCAAACTTCAAAAAAAGTTTTTACATATACAAAAGAATTTTATGAATTAAGAAAACATAAAGGCGTTACTATGGAAAAAGCAGAACAAATAGTTAAGGATCCTATATATTTTGCTACAATGATGGTTAAAATGAAGGATGCAGATGGATTAGTATCCGGTGCGATACACACTACAGGGGATTTATTAAGACCAGGATTACAAATAGTTAAAACAGCTAAAGGAGCATCTGTTGTTTCAAGTACATTTATAATGGAAGTTCCAAATTGTGAATATGGTAAAAATGGTATGCTTTTATTTGCAGACTGTGCTGTAAATCCTAATCCAACAGCAGACGAATTAGCTTCAATTGCTATATCTACAGCAGAAACTGCTAAGGCTTTATGCGATATGGAACCTAAAGTAGCTATGTTATCTTTCTCATCAAAGGGAAGTGCAAAAGGTGAATTAGTAGATAAAGTGGCAGAAGCTACAAAAATAGCAAAAGAAAAAAGACCAGACCTTGATATAGATGGAGAATTGCAATTAGATTCAGCTATAGTACAAAAGGTTGCAGACTTAAAAGCCCCAGATAGCGCTGTTGCAGGAAAAGCTAATGTTTTAGTATTCCCAGATTTACAAGCAGGAAACATAGGATATAAATTAGTTCAAAGATTTGCAAATGCCAGTGCAATAGGACCAATATGCCAAGGTTTTGCAAAACCAATTAATGACCTATCAAGAGGATGCAGCAGTGATGATATAGTTAATGTTGTTGTTGTAACAGCAGTTCAAGCACAAAATATGTAA
- a CDS encoding YceD family protein — protein MNLDVSDLIKKIKVSKEIHLKLEDDKKFFDGEEEILYLEAPTLDGVVNVSEDILTLDGKLSAEIELSCSRCLQKFKHHVDTEVHESFTNNPQCEDDEIMLLKNEAIDVTEVIENNIIIELPIKRLCKENCKGLCQQCGANFNFSKCKCEKDMDPRLAKLKDFFSAQ, from the coding sequence ATGAATTTAGATGTATCTGATTTAATAAAAAAAATAAAAGTAAGTAAAGAGATTCATCTTAAGTTAGAAGATGATAAAAAATTCTTTGATGGAGAAGAAGAAATTCTTTATTTAGAAGCGCCAACATTAGACGGGGTAGTTAATGTGTCTGAAGATATATTAACTTTAGATGGAAAGTTAAGTGCAGAAATTGAGCTTTCTTGTTCGAGATGTCTTCAAAAGTTTAAACACCATGTTGACACAGAGGTACATGAGAGTTTTACAAATAATCCCCAATGCGAAGATGATGAGATTATGTTACTAAAAAATGAAGCTATTGATGTTACAGAGGTTATAGAAAATAACATAATTATAGAATTACCAATAAAAAGACTCTGTAAGGAAAATTGTAAAGGCTTATGCCAACAATGCGGTGCTAATTTTAATTTTTCAAAGTGTAAATGTGAAAAAGATATGGATCCAAGGTTGGCAAAACTAAAAGACTTTTTTTCTGCTCAGTAA